A stretch of DNA from Vulpes lagopus strain Blue_001 chromosome 12, ASM1834538v1, whole genome shotgun sequence:
ttaCCATTAGGATATAAACTCCTTGAGGATAAGGATTTGCTTTTGTTCACTGTGATGTCCCCAGCTGGACTAGTGCCTGTTACCTAGTAGGGGCTCAATAAAcatctgtggaatgaatgaatgaatgagttcagCCATCTGCCTGAGGCCACAATCAGAAATGGCCAGGTCCGTCAATTCTGAAGCTTATTCTCTGGAACCCTCTGAAACCTCCCAGCACATGGGTTCTAGGCAACTGGCCTCATCTTGCTGCAGCATTTAGGCTAAGGTTTCTAGTGCATGTGTTCATACTGCTTGCATGCCAGGAAACCATCCAACAGGTTACAAAATATCCTGGCTTTCATAGTAAATACTCCAGCTACACAAACAGATACAAAACACTCcatactgggcagcctgggtggctcagcggtttagcgctgtcttcggcccagggcctgatcctggggacccgggatcgagtcccacatcgggctccctgcatggagcctgcctctccctctgcctgtgtctctgccattctctctctctctgtgtctctcatgaataaaacaaaacaaaacaaacaaaacaaacaaacaaacaaaaaccccatacTGTTCACGTATTTCTGCAATAACATAAATTCCTTATTTCAAaggagaatttttgttttctaagctCATGAAGGAAACTGAACAAAGCAGACTTTAATGGTAACAGCCCACATGGCTCCCAGGTAACCTGGTGAATCATTCTGCATTGTGGGGTCTTCCTCTCTCTAAGGGTTCAAGGTCAAAGGTGTGTGAGTTCACTGGGAAAACCAGGAGTTTGGCAGTGAAAGGCTCAGGCTCTGGGATCAAAGACACCAAACAGGCCGGGCGGCCTAGGGCAAGTggctccctctgggcctcagtttccttgggGACAGTGACAGTTTCTACCCCACAAAGTTATTGTGGAGATCAGAGGATATCTGCAGGTAGAACGTTCTACATGGTGTCCAGTGCAGAACAAGGGCCCATCCACTGCTTGGCTGTTATTCTTGTGCACAGAACCTCAGTTCCTGGGcaacacagaaaagaaagggaCCTGAGAGGTCCTCTCTTTTGGAGGCACAACTACAGCAGCCCTTCTTTGCTCAGCTGCCTGCTTTTCTTCCACAAAGAAATAGGATATAGCTAAAGAAAACAAGGAACTAGTTTTTAAGACCTTGGTAATCAAGAACATCCCTCTTTCTTTAGAACAGCACTTTCTAAACTTTAGGGTATATAAAAGCCACTTGGAGCTTAACACAAATTCTTCCAAGAAATTCTGCCTCAGTACGTCTGAAGAAGGGACTGAGAAGTGGCATTTCTAGCCAGCTCCCGGGCTACGGTGATGCCAATGATCTACAGCTTAGTGACAGTCATGAATGAGAGAGGTTAGTAAAAGCGGGCACTTACTGTTCTTGTTATTAAAGGCCGACACGGACAAGGCCGGCTCCATGTCTTTGAGCCGgatctcttccctctgctttccaCTCCTCCAGAAATCCAAAGCCACGTCTGTGATCCTTTCTGCTCCAGCATTGCTGCAACAGAATGCCGGTGAGTGAGGACTGGGCTTCGTTCTGAAGCCCACGGACTTGGGCTCAGGGTTCTTCAATCATGTCCCGGCCCGGACCTTACCTGAGAAATATGAAGATGGCTTTCTGGTAGGAAACCCCATCCACATGATCATAATAGTCTAGGAAAGGTTTGATGGCATCTATGAGGCCGGCATGCATCTTGTCCATCTCATCGAATATGAAGATGGATCTGGCACAGGCGCTCACGTTGCTACGTATCCACAATTGTAACTGGTCCTTGAGTGACAAAGGGGAAAAGCCAACACAAAGTTCTCAGCAAGTACAATGGAAACAACTGGCATAAGCGTCAATGCTACAACTGTTTCCACAATGGCCTTGTTTACGGAAGGCTCACTGCATGCTCGGCACTGTACTAAGAACTTTACACACACAAGCTCCTTGGTTCCTCACAACTCCATGCAGCGCATGTTATCATACCCATTTTATTGATAAGGAGACTGAGGTACAGAGCTTCATCATCTTGCCTAAGATTACAAAATTAGTACGTGGTAGAGCTGGGATCCGAACCCTGCcctgcctgactccaaagccccaCGTTGATTATAATTCCTGTGCTGTGTGGATATCATAGTGATGCCGTGTCACTGAATTGCTGGTCCTTCTCATTAAAATGGCGATGTTAATACATATCCTGTGTGCACACCAGGCTTCTTCAGTCCCAAGATGACAAAGGTGGCAGGTGGGAGAGTTAGGACTCACAACCAGGTGTGTCTGCCGCCAAAGTCCAGGTTATTAATCAGTGAGTTAAGCCGTAAAAGCAGTTTGTAACACTTCAGCTAAACAACCTTAGGCCTTTCTAGAAATGTGTCCTCTTTTACACACTGAGTGAAATGTGATGCTCCTTAGGTTGGACGTAATGACATCCACCTCTAACCCCACTTACTGAACTGAGAATCATACCGGGCCGTTTTCAGCAACCACCGCAGAGCCTGGATGGTATAATCGCCCCATACATGTCAAACCCTCCTAACTTCCACACCTTTCAAAGGGGAACCCACACGTGTAGACGTCTTCAGGGCTcactcattcttttcttctttttttaaagatttatttatttattcagagagagcgagagagaggcagagacacaggcagagggagaagcaggctccatgcagggagcccaaaacgtgggactcgatcccgggtctccaggaccacaccccgggctgcaggcaggcggcgctaaaccactgtgccaccggggctgcccagggctcACTGAGTCTAACTCGCAATCCCCAAATCCTACCCCACAACAAAGAAACCCCCAACCCTGCATCATCCAGGAAGGATTCCAACATTCTGCTCTTGCCTTATACAGGGTGATGTTGGAGGCATGTGGAAAGTGCAGCGTGGCCACAAACAGGTGGACATAGTCACTGTTCAGACCTCCCTCGTAAATATTCTCCGCGATGATCTTGCTGACAAAATTTTTGCCCGTGCCCGTCCACCCGTGCAGAGAAAGGGTGAGAGGTTTCTTCGGCTTCGGGTTGCTTATGAAGCCAGACACAGCATTTAAGATGACTTTCTTTGCGAGATGCTGTCCAAAGAGCTTGCTGTCCAGATCCTTCTGCAGCGCTGGGAAAAACAAAGCTAGTCAGCGAGGGGGTGGCTGTGTGTCTGGCGCGAGCTAGCCGAGGAGCGTACAGGCGCGTGGGGCGGCCGGCAAGGCCGGCGAAGCTGCTGGAGCACCCGGCgagccgcggggggcggggggcggggggctggaggCCGCGCcaggccgcgccccgccccgccccgccccgccccgcaggagAGGGCTGGCTgcggccgccgcccgcgccgccgggaCACTTCCCACCACGCCTCCCGCCCCAGCTGGGAAGAAGCGAAACTCTTGGCGGAGGAGGCGGCCCGGCCCGCAGCCCGCCGGCTCGGGTCTCCGACCAACGCTGGCCCGTCCCCAGTCGTGGCCGGGAGCCGCTCCGGCTGCGGCCCCCgctcccccggcccggccccgccggccgcccgcccgcccgtcCTACCCTCCCGGCTGAGGCTCCGCTTCTGGCCGCAGCACTCCGTGAAGAGGCAGTAGAGGCGCGGGTAGATGTAGCCGGTGAGGACGCCGGCCAGGGCCAGTCCCAGGCTGATGGGCTCCACCGCCCGCACCGCCAACGGCGCCAGCAGCAGCAGGCCCAGCACGGCCCGGCCCAGCTTCATGCCCGGacccgcgccgccccgcgcgtTCTGGCGCTGTCGCGGACCGGCGCTACCGCCAGACCGCGCTTCCGGTTCCTCCCCGACGCGGCCGCCATCTTTGTGCGGGGCGGGCCTCCTCGCGTCGCCATCTTTGTGCGGGGTGGGGCGGAGCCCTCCGCCGCTTCCGGGAGGCGAGCCCCTGAGCGCCCGAGgccgcgggggtgggggcggcactattttaaaagtaagccTATTTTCTGCGAACAATTTTAGATATATGGAAAagttgagaagacagtacagcgAGGTATGCCCTCCCACGTAATTTCTCTTATTAACATACTAGTatgttatattcatttaaaataatgaacctacattgatacaactaaaatttgttcatttttccttaagtttttacCTGATGTCCTGTATCTGAGctaggatcccatccaggataccacattataTTTCGTtctcatgtctccttaggctcctcctTGGCTGAGACTTTCTCAAGCCCTCCTtggttttgatgaccttgacagttttgggGGAGTGCTGGTCAAATTTTTTGTAGGATACCCCGCTGTTGGGATGGgatgtttttctcattattagaCTGGGGATAGCAGTGTTGGGGAGGTACATTCTAGATGTGGGTACCCTGCTATTTTCATGACATGATATGAATGATACAGCAACATGATTTATGACTATTACTGACCTTCACCACCTCGATGAGGTCGTGTTCCTCAGATTTCTCCAGAAAAATTACTTACACTCATTCACTCAGTCAGGGTTTTGAGGATTCCCCATGTGTTGGGTTATGGACTAGACTTTGGGGATTTAAGAAAATGAGGTAGATGTGATTCCTGCCTTCACTGACCATGCATTctaatggaggaaaaaatagaaaaataaaacactctccattttacagatgagaaaacaagcacagagggaaagagatctGTCCAAGGGCAAAATAGGCTGTGAGCAGGGCTCAGCTCAGACTCCAAGCCAAAGTCTCTAACCACAACATCCACTCTAAAAATCAGCCCAAAGGTCAACCAAACTGGCTCTTTTCTCATCTCAACTTGTGTAAGTGCTCAGGTAAATGAAAGCACAGGGGGCACTGCCCCCAACAGCCAGCTGATTGGAGCCTGCCGATGTCTTTTAAACTCAAAGAGAAAATCTCTCAGTAAACAAATTTTGCTTTTGAGCTACCAACCCCCACCTCCAGGCTCACAACACATTACCTAGTGTTAGTATAAGGAGACACAATACAAACAAGAAGGTTGgattcatttcatatttaatacTTAAGTCCTAAAAATGATAGAAACTGTTTGTCTTTCTTAGTGAAAACAGGTGACTGTAAAAGTCAAAAAATATCAGTGTCCCTTTGATCCCATCCTAGATTTTCCTGCTGTCAGGTGGATCCATCATAAACAGTGAAGGATGTATCTCTGAACTCCAGGTATTTGAAAGTAGAAGACACGATTGCATATATAATAATTAGCAGCACAACCTAAAGAGTTTATCTCACTCTGAACAGCTGTTTCCTCCAGACTCAGGGCCAATATTAAGAGAAAGTCAACATATTTACAAACAAGATTTAATAACGCTCACAAGAATAGAATTTGCCCCCAAATAGGGAAACTACACATTGTTTCAAAAGGTTATAAATGCAGTGCCTGAAAAATCCAGCAGGTAAGCAGCAGGactaagagtctgtttttggaATGGTCTGCTAGCAAATAGAACAGAAGCAAACTTCTGTTCAAGAAGCATTTCATCAAGGGAGTATGGGAGGGACAGCACTATTTACATCCCAGTCTGCAacttctcccttctcccaccctTAGTACCGTCTGTTCATCTTCTTGAACTTCTCATAGTGATAGTCGTCAGTGGCCTTCTCATTAGCAGGACGCTTGCGGTTAGGAGGGGACCctgcaaaggaagaggaaaagctgTTTGCCGCGTTGGAAGCCACCGATGGGTTTCAGCTCTGCTTAGGCTAGGACCAAGCCTGTCTCATTCCCCACAGGAGCCCCAGTGCCTACCTGGGTAAATAGGAACCTGGTAGGgcctcagtaaatacttgttattgagtgaatgaaaatTAACATAGGGTGGAGTCAAGTGACAGTATGGTGGCATATGCAGATATCAGCAGCAGACTAGGTGGCCAGACAGTCGGTGTTTCACTGCAGTGAGAGTCTGGCTATGTACAAGGCCTGGTGCTTAACACTTTGAGATACGACTTCTTTTAACCTTCACAGCAATTTGAACAGGGGCATGTTGCCATCACTGTCCAGAGTGACTTCCTCAGGGTCGCTCAGAAAGCAAAAGTAGGTTGAGAGTTGAACCCAAGTCTGGTGACACCAAAGTCCTTGCTTACTATGTGTGAATAACACAAAACTCTGGCAATCAAAGACTATGCAACCAAGATGGtacagaaaataatttcccaagtaggagggaaaggaaaacaatagCCTGCTCAGCTTTTCCTTAGGATcatcccccctcctcccactggTGCTGGTTAGCAAGAGGGAAAGGGACACAGCTGGATGTTGCTAGTGGGGGAACAAATCACCCCACTTCTAGAGGAGCATTTGGTGACTTCTTGGCCTGGAGCCTAAGGACATGATATAGGCAAAAAGTGTTTAAAAgggaaagattaaataaataaataaataaataaataa
This window harbors:
- the TOR1A gene encoding torsin-1A, with the translated sequence MKLGRAVLGLLLLAPLAVRAVEPISLGLALAGVLTGYIYPRLYCLFTECCGQKRSLSREALQKDLDSKLFGQHLAKKVILNAVSGFISNPKPKKPLTLSLHGWTGTGKNFVSKIIAENIYEGGLNSDYVHLFVATLHFPHASNITLYKDQLQLWIRSNVSACARSIFIFDEMDKMHAGLIDAIKPFLDYYDHVDGVSYQKAIFIFLSNAGAERITDVALDFWRSGKQREEIRLKDMEPALSVSAFNNKNSGFWHSSLIDRNLIDYFVPFLPLEYKHLKMCIRVEMQSRGFDIDEDIVTKVADEMTFFPKEERVFSDKGCKTVFTKLDYYYDD